The Athene noctua chromosome 23, bAthNoc1.hap1.1, whole genome shotgun sequence genome window below encodes:
- the BTG2 gene encoding protein BTG2, translating into MSQSQRRGGPRADMVPEIAAAVSFVSSLLRTRGCVSEQQLQVFSGALREALAEHYKHHWFPEKPFKGSGYRCIRINHKMDPIISKAASQIGLSLPQLYQLLPSELTLWVDPYEVSYRIGEDGSICVLYEATATKPVSSYGMLTCKNQLMLGRTSPSKNYIMTVSS; encoded by the exons ATGAGCCAGAGCCAGCGCCGCGGCGGCCCGCGGGCCGATATGGTGCCCGAGATCGCCGCCGCCGTCAGTTTTGTCTCCAGCCTGTTGCGGACGCGGGGCTGCGTCAgcgagcagcagctccaggtcTTCAGCGGGGCGCTGCGGGAAGCGCTGGCAG AGCACTACAAACATCACTGGTTTCCTGAGAAACCCTTCAAAGGCTCTGGGTATCGCTGCATCCGGATCAATCACAAAATGGACCCCATTATCAGCAAGGCAGCTAGCCAGATCGGACTCAGCCTCCCGCAGCTCTACCAGCTCCTGCCCAGCGAGCTCACGCTCTGGGTGGACCCCTACGAGGTCTCGTACCGCATCGGTGAGGACGGCTCCATCTGTGTCTTGTACGAAGCGACTGCGACGAAACCCGTGAGCTCCTATGGGATGCTGACCTGTAAGAACCAGCTGATGTTAGGCCGTACCAGTCCTTCCAAAAACTACATCATGACTGTCTCCAGCTAA
- the FMOD gene encoding fibromodulin, whose amino-acid sequence MRWVTVLIVAGLCGASLGQYNEEEDLAWLQYYMRQSRMSSYNYMPYYEDENTPYVYSYLPAPDTEAEPGPEPQQALSWQCPQECDCPPNFSSAMYCDTRNLRYLPFVPSRMKYVYFQNNQITAIQEGAFDNATELEWLALHNNQITSEKMGKRVFAKLKNLERLYMNNNNLTKMPSPLPRSLRELHLSYNQISKVPSNALEGLENLTALYLSHNYIFEMGASLKGLKSLILADLSYNHLRKVPDGLPMALEQLYLEYNYINTIPDDYFKVSPKLLYVRMSHNSLTNQGLSTNTFNSSSILELDLSYNRLQKIPRVSTNLENLYLQGNQINEFSISSFCTVVDVMNYSRLQVLRLDGNEIKRNAVPPDAPLCLRRATIIEI is encoded by the exons ATGCGTTGGGTCACCGTCCTGATCGTCGCTGGGCTCTGTGGAGCCTCCCTGGGCCAGTACAATGAAGAAGAAGACTTGGCTTGGTTACAGTACTACATGCGGCAGTCCCGTATGTCCTCCTACAACTACATGCCCTACTACGAGGATGAGAACACCCCTTACGTGTACTCTTACCTCCCAGCGCCAGACACGGAGGCAGAGCCTGGCCCTGAACCGCAGCAAGCCCTTTCCTGGCAGTGTCCCCAAGAGTGTGATTGCCCCCCGAACTTCTCATCAGCCATGTACTGTGACACCCGTAACTTGAGGTACCTGCCCTTCGTGCCTTCCCGGATGAAATACGTCTACTTCCAGAACAACCAGATCACTGCCATCCAAGAGGGCGCTTTTGACAACGCCACGGAGCTGGAGTGGCTCGCACTGCACAACAACCAGATCACCAGTGAGAAGATGGGCAAGAGGGTCTTTGCCAAGCTCAAAAACCTGGAGAGGTTGTACATGAACAACAACAACCTAACCAAGATGCCCAGCCCCTTGCCCCGGTCCCTGAGAGAGCTCCACTTGTCTTACAATCAGATCTCCAAGGTCCCCTCTAATGCTCTGGAGGGTCTGGAGAACCTCACAGCCTTGTACCTCAGCCACAACTACATTTTTGAGATGGGAGCATCCCTCAAAGGGCTCAAGTCCTTGATCCTTGCTGATCTGAGCTACAACCACCTCAGGAAAGTCCCTGATGGGCTCCCAATGGCTTTGGAACAGCTCTATCTAGAGTACAACTACATCAACACCATCCCTGATGACTATTTCAAGGTGTCTCCCAAGCTGCTCTATGTACGGATGTCCCACAACAGTCTGACAAATCAAGGTCTCTCTACCAACactttcaacagcagcagcatcctcgAGCTGGACCTCTCTTACAACAGGCTCCAGAAGATCCCCCGGGTCAGCACCAACCTCGAGAACCTCTACCTTCAGGGGAACCAAATCAACG AGTTCTCCATCAGCAGCTTCTGCACCGTGGTGGACGTCATGAACTACTCCAGGCTCCAGGTCCTGCGGCTCGATGGGAACGAGATCAAGCGGAACGCGGTGCCCCCCGACGCCCCGCTGTGCCTGCGACGTGCCACCATCATCGAGATctag